In one Arachis duranensis cultivar V14167 chromosome 9, aradu.V14167.gnm2.J7QH, whole genome shotgun sequence genomic region, the following are encoded:
- the LOC107465127 gene encoding nuclear envelope-associated protein 2, translating to MSASQKPSSSCSVTSTVALARDIDPLLKDLNEKKQSFKRNVVSLAAELKDVRNRLASQEQSYAKETLTRKEAESKAKSMEFEIGRLQKKLEERNEQLQASASSAEKYLKDLDDLRTQLVVTRATADASAASAQLAQLQCLELLKELDEKNTSLREHEDRVTRLGEQLDNLQKDLQARESSQKQLKDEVMRIERDIMEALVKAGEDKDCELRKLLDEVSPKNVEKMNKLLVVKDEEIARLKDDIKIMSAHWKIKTKELESQLEKQRRVDQELKKRVLKLEFCLQEARSQTRKLQRMGERRDKAIKELRDQLAAKQQRAPEDAEKHHHQQNFWDTSGFKLVVSMSMLVLVVFSKR from the exons ATGTCAGCATCTCAGAAACCATCATCATCTTGTTCAGTGACGAGTACTGTAGCATTAGCAAGAGATATTGATCCACTATTGAAGGATTTGAACGAAAAGAAGCAGAGTTTCAAGCGCAACGTGGTGTCTTTGGCTGCAGAGTTGAAGGATGTTCGGAACCGACTTGCTTCACAGGAACAATCTTATGCCAAAGAAACCTTAACAAGAAAG GAAGCAGAGTCTAAAGCCAAGAGCATGGAGTTTGAAATTGGAAGATTGCAAAAGAAATTGGAAGAAAGGAACGAGCAGCTTCAGGCTTCAGCCTCTTCTGCTGAAAAG TATCTGAAGGATTTGGATGATCTTAGAACACAGCTTGTAGTGACAAGAGCAACTGCGGATGCGAGTGCCGCATCGGCTCAATTGGCACAGCTCCAATGTCTAGAACTTCTAAAGGAACTTGATGAGAAAAACACTTCGCTAAGAGAGCACGAGGATCGAGTAACTAGGCTTGGCGAGCAACTTGACAACCTACAGAAGGATCTTCAGGCAAGGGAATCTTCACAGAAGCAATTGAAGGATGAAGTCATGAGAATTGAGCGCGATATTATGGAGGCTCTTGTGAAAGCGGGAGAGGACAAGGACTGTGAACTGCGGAAATTATTGGATGAAGTTTCTCCTAAGAATGTCGAAAAGATGAATAAGCTTCTGGTTGTTAAGGATGAGGAAATAGCAAGACTTAAGGATGACATTAAGATTATGTCTGCTCATTGGAAAATCAAGACTAAGGAATTAGAGTCACAG TTGGAGAAACAGAGGCGCGTTGATCAGGAGCTGAAGAAGAGGGTCTTGAAGCTGGAGTTTTGTCTGCAGGAAGCTCGTTCTCAGACACGAAAACTTCAAAGG ATGGGAGAAAGGAGGGACAAAGCAATTAAAGAACTGAGAGATCAATTAGCAGCAAAACAACAGAGAGCACCCGAGGATGCAGAAAAGCATCATCACCAACAGAATTTCTGGGACACATCTGGATTCAAATTAGTAGTCTCTATGTCCATGCTGGTCTTGGTAGTATTTTCAAAGCGGTGA
- the LOC127741522 gene encoding photosystem II protein D1-like, whose product MIVILERRESESLWGRFCNWITSIENCLYIGWFGVLMIPTLLTVTSIFVIAFIDAPPVDIDGIHEPVSGSLLYENNIISGAIIPTSVAIGLHFYPIAASVDEWLYNGGPYELIVLHFLLGVSCYIGRKWELSFCLGMRPWIAVAYSAPVAAATAVFLIYPIGQGSFSDGMQHCACRRFAPASSGTRLSNFKIF is encoded by the coding sequence ATGATTGTAATTTTAGAGAGACGCGAGAGCGAAAGCCTATGGGGTCGCTTCTGTAACTGGATAACTAGCATTGAAAACTGTCTTTACATTGGATGGTTTGGTGTTTTGATGATCCCTACTTTATTGACCGTAACTTCTATATTTGTTATCGCTTTCATTGATGCTCCACCAGTAGATATTGATGGTATTCATGAGCCTGTTTCTGGATCTCTACtttatgaaaataatattatttcggGTGCCATTATTCCTACTTCGGTGGCTATAGGTTTGCACTTTTACCCGATAGCGGCATCTGTTGATGAATGGTTATACAATGGTGGTCCTTATGAACTAATTGTTCTACACTTCTTACTTGGTGTATCTTGTTACATAGGTCGTAAGTGGGAACTTAGTTTTTGTCTGGGTATGCGTCCTTGGATTGCTGTTGCATATTCAGCTCCTGTTGCAGCGGCTACTGCTGTTTTCTTGATCTATCCAATTGGTCAAGGAAGCTTTTCGGATGGTATGCAGCATTGTGCTTGCCGAAGATTTGCTCCGGCAAGTTCGGGGACAcgtttgtcaaattttaaaatcttttag
- the LOC107465123 gene encoding uncharacterized protein LOC107465123: MAKETSLCFLFLSFFITSLCSGDLVGFSINVLQSRNRILVTDHRILNSPTISDFSIDFYLNKSLTQNFITSKPCSLVPWLNSHVLNLLPKQNIKSISFSCGSECFTKNQIPSLVSSLRSVHSVLTNKVKLSVAFPLSLLENLKSASHERDLSNILSFIKETKSYVMIEDNMNKYLDVKFILERAATAASTLGWEDVPLILSIKSKVIPISAKLSMSKHMESRSNKMMERIVALYAQEVDTTEEEDPFPESNQRRALDETTNSVITPPDTPTIITVPSTNPVTISPTTTNPSTMPVTIPSSTPVPLTTNNPPPAPVTNPGTSFAQPPPTAPALPPPATQGGGQSWCVAKNGAAETALQAALDYACGMGGADCSQIQQGGSCYSPVTLQNHASFAFNSYYQKHPGSTSCDFGGTATLVNTNPSSGSCIFPSSSSSLNSQSPTTPMQSPPTTTTTTPPMTTTPPSTTTYPPSTPKSPPTPSTLTAPPTTPSSSSSTTGSGTSGYGTPPSVLNSSSPTTSTSGIMPGFGSQTTPPEASTTTTSSSSSSLLPIVGYMVQLLISFVTATLILLP, translated from the exons ATGGCTAAGGAAACTTCTCTGTGCTTCTTGTTTCTCTCATTTTTCATTACCTCATTGTGTTCTG GAGATTTAGTGGGATTTTCAATCAACGTGCTGCAATCGCGTAATCGAATCTTAGTCACAGATCATAGGATCTTGAACTCTCCAACAATCTCCGATTTCTCGATTGATTTCTACCTCAATAAAAGCCTAACTCAAAACTTCATCACTTCAAAACCCTGTTCACTAGTTCCATGGCTAAATTCCCACGTACTGAACTTACTTCCAAAACAAAACATCAAAAGTATCAGTTTTTCTTGTGGAAGTGAGTGCTTCACCAAGAATCAGATACCTTCACTGGTATCTTCTCTTAGATCAGTTCATTCAGTTCTAACTAACAAAGTAAAACTCTCTGTAGCATTTCCTTTGTCATTGTTAGAAAATTTGAAGAGCGCATCGCATGAGAGAGATCTAAGTAACATCCTTTCATTTATAAAGGAAACAAAATCTTATGTGATGATAGAGGACAACATGAACAAATATTTGGATGTTAAGTTTATTCTAGAACGTGCCGCAACTGCTGCTTCTACTCTTGGTTGGGAAGACGTTCCTCTGATTCTATCAATCAAAAGTAAAGTAATCCCAATTTCGGCGAAACTATCAATGTCAAAGCACATGGAATCAAGAAGCAACAAGATGATGGAAAGAATAGTTGCATTGTATGCACAAGAAGTAGACACGACAGAGGAGGAGGATCCGTTTCCGGAATCGAACCAAAGAAGAGCTCTAGATGAAACAACAAACTCAGTAATCACACCACCAGATACACCAACCATAATCACAGTTCCTTCAACGAACCCTGTCACAATTTCACCAACAACAACCAATCCATCCACAATGCCAGTAACAATTCCTTCTTCAACACCGGTTCCTTTAACAACAAATAATCCACCGCCAGCACCGGTAACCAATCCTGGAACATCTTTTGCGCAGCCGCCTCCCACTGCACCTGCCCTGCCGCCTCCGGCCACACAGGGTGGTGGACAGAGCTGGTGTGTGGCGAAGAATGGGGCGGCGGAAACAGCGCTTCAAGCAGCATTGGACTATGCTTGTGGAATGGGGGGTGCTGATTGTTCTCAAATACAGCAAGGTGGAAGTTGTTATAGTCCAGTTACTCTGCAGAATCATGCTTCTTTTGCTTTCAATAGTTACTATCAGAAGCATCCTGGATCAACAAGCTGTGACTTTGGAGGAACTGCTACCTTAGTTAACACCAATCCAA GCTCCGGGTCTTGCATTTTCCCATCATCGTCGTCATCATTAAATTCACAATCACCAACAACACCTATGCAATCAcccccaacaacaacaacaactacacCACCAATGACAACAACTCCACCAAGCACCACAACTTATCCACCATCAACTCCAAAATCACCACCTACACCTTCAACTCTTACAGCGCCACCAACAACACCGTCTTCGTCGTCATCTACTACAGGATCCGGCACATCCGG CTATGGTACCCCACCTTCAGTGTTGAACTCAAGCAgcccaacaacatcaacatcagGTATAATGCCAGGTTTTGGGTCCCAAACTACTCCTCCTGAAGCAAGCACCACCACCACGTCATCATCGTCCTCCTCACTATTACCCATTGTTGGATACATGGTTCAGCTTTTGATATCATTTGTCACTGCAACACTCATTTTGCTCCCTTAA